A single window of Cytobacillus dafuensis DNA harbors:
- a CDS encoding DNA-3-methyladenine glycosylase 2: protein MELHEINDKFIIPLPEAFDTNANLGYLTRAKDECMYEIEDGIITKVIAIGEIRSLVRISIIENKQMLIQFINDSRPTKARHLEEIVKYISEWFDLDNDLTSFYDMAKADPLLKLPARKFFGLRIIGIPDLFEALCWGVLGQQINLPFAYSLKKQFVEKFGDSIEWSGKKYWIFPTCERIAQLTPADFADIKMTVKKSEYLIGIAGLMASGELSKEKLAKMNFKDAEKNLIKIRGIGPWTANYVLMRCLRFSEAFPIDDVGLINAIKTLQNMDRKPTKEEILAFSIPWRNWESYATFYLWRTLY from the coding sequence ATGGAGCTGCATGAAATCAATGATAAATTCATCATTCCACTGCCTGAAGCGTTCGATACGAATGCGAACTTGGGCTATTTAACAAGGGCAAAAGATGAATGTATGTATGAAATCGAGGACGGCATCATTACAAAAGTTATAGCCATTGGGGAAATTCGTTCATTAGTACGGATAAGCATCATCGAAAATAAACAAATGCTTATCCAGTTTATCAATGATTCTCGACCTACTAAAGCCCGTCATCTAGAAGAGATTGTAAAATATATCAGTGAGTGGTTTGATCTAGATAACGATTTAACTTCGTTTTATGACATGGCCAAAGCAGACCCATTACTTAAATTGCCTGCCCGAAAATTCTTTGGCTTGCGAATCATTGGCATTCCGGACTTATTTGAAGCTTTATGCTGGGGAGTTTTAGGGCAGCAAATCAATTTGCCGTTCGCCTACTCATTAAAGAAACAATTTGTAGAAAAATTTGGCGATTCCATCGAATGGAGTGGGAAGAAATATTGGATTTTTCCAACCTGCGAACGAATTGCGCAATTAACTCCTGCAGATTTTGCGGATATTAAAATGACGGTTAAAAAGAGCGAATACCTCATTGGAATTGCTGGCTTAATGGCAAGCGGAGAATTATCAAAAGAAAAATTAGCTAAAATGAACTTCAAAGATGCTGAAAAAAACTTAATAAAGATACGCGGCATCGGCCCTTGGACAGCCAATTATGTTCTAATGCGGTGCCTTCGATTCAGTGAAGCCTTTCCAATTGATGATGTCGGTCTTATTAATGCCATTAAAACATTACAGAATATGGACCGAAAGCCAACAAAAGAGGAAATCTTAGCATTTTCGATCCCATGGAGAAATTGGGAATCCTATGCAACCTTTTATTTATGGCGAACACTGTACTAA
- a CDS encoding ABC transporter permease, with translation MGKLIINEWVKVFRRIGTLIMIALIVLFVIGFGGLSKVLDNQNPPQENTQWKQELEKQLLSDRSALEDIGQRNANLKMYYERQIAIKEYQLENDIPPQTETHMWTFVNEAQAIISFAGLFTIIIAAGIVSSEFSWGTIKLLLIRPYGRSSILLSKYITVILYGFFFLAILYTLSVLVGFVLFGAPAEEVSHLAYINGEVVERNIVVHLISQYLLSSIDVLLVATMAFMISTVFRNSSLAIGLSLFLLFTGSTATMLLASKFEWTKYFLFANTNLTVYFDGVPPVEGMTLSFSIMMLIIYFAFFHLLAFLLFNKRDVAA, from the coding sequence ATGGGGAAATTAATCATTAATGAGTGGGTAAAAGTGTTTAGAAGAATTGGGACACTTATTATGATTGCGTTAATTGTACTGTTTGTCATCGGGTTTGGAGGGCTATCAAAAGTTCTAGACAATCAAAATCCTCCACAGGAAAATACTCAATGGAAGCAAGAGTTAGAAAAACAGCTTTTAAGTGATCGTTCTGCATTAGAAGACATCGGTCAAAGAAATGCCAATTTAAAAATGTACTATGAAAGACAAATAGCAATCAAGGAATATCAGCTAGAAAATGATATTCCTCCTCAAACTGAAACCCATATGTGGACATTTGTCAACGAAGCACAAGCCATCATATCATTTGCAGGTTTATTTACGATTATTATTGCTGCCGGAATTGTATCGTCCGAGTTTTCATGGGGAACAATCAAACTGCTTTTAATACGACCTTATGGACGATCAAGCATATTGTTATCAAAGTATATAACCGTTATTTTATATGGGTTCTTCTTTTTAGCAATCCTGTACACATTATCAGTTCTTGTCGGATTTGTGCTATTTGGTGCACCAGCGGAAGAGGTGTCTCATTTAGCATATATAAATGGAGAAGTAGTTGAAAGAAATATTGTTGTTCACTTAATCAGCCAATATTTATTAAGTTCGATTGATGTGTTATTAGTTGCAACAATGGCCTTTATGATCTCTACCGTTTTCCGGAATAGCTCACTTGCTATTGGCTTATCATTATTTCTCCTCTTTACGGGGAGCACAGCGACAATGCTGTTGGCAAGCAAATTTGAATGGACGAAGTATTTCTTGTTTGCAAATACAAACTTAACTGTGTATTTTGATGGTGTTCCACCAGTAGAGGGTATGACACTGTCTTTCTCCATTATGATGCTGATTATCTACTTTGCTTTCTTCCATTTACTTGCATTCTTATTGTTTAATAAGAGGGATGTAGCAGCATAA
- a CDS encoding bifunctional transcriptional activator/DNA repair enzyme AdaA, translating to MPGRISDSFQDRHDDGISNEAEWITNEKWQAIIENNAAYNDQFFYAVKTTGIFCKPSCKSRVPKRENVRIFQNAEQALNAHYRPCKRCKPTNERLPDREWVTLITEYIDKNFTEKLTLETLADIAHGSPYHLHRTFKKIKGITPVEYIQLVRINAAKEYLVQSKKSITDISICVGISNTPYFITLFKKITGYTPARYRQLHQQMNHLEGL from the coding sequence ATGCCAGGCCGAATTAGCGATAGCTTTCAAGATCGTCATGATGATGGAATTTCGAATGAAGCAGAATGGATAACAAATGAAAAGTGGCAAGCAATTATCGAAAATAATGCTGCGTATAATGATCAATTTTTTTATGCTGTGAAGACTACAGGGATCTTTTGTAAGCCATCATGCAAGTCCCGTGTTCCGAAAAGAGAAAATGTACGGATTTTCCAAAATGCAGAACAAGCTCTCAATGCTCATTATCGCCCATGTAAACGCTGTAAGCCTACTAATGAGAGATTGCCTGATCGTGAATGGGTGACGCTAATAACTGAATACATTGATAAGAATTTCACTGAAAAATTAACACTAGAAACATTAGCGGATATTGCTCATGGGAGCCCTTATCATTTACATCGAACATTTAAAAAAATCAAGGGCATTACGCCAGTTGAATATATTCAACTGGTTAGAATAAACGCAGCCAAAGAATATTTGGTTCAATCTAAAAAATCGATAACCGATATCTCCATATGTGTAGGAATATCTAACACACCTTATTTTATAACTTTGTTTAAAAAGATAACAGGATATACACCAGCACGATATCGCCAGTTGCATCAACAAATGAATCATTTGGAGGGATTGTAA
- the helD gene encoding RNA polymerase recycling motor HelD, with the protein MSTQQQHPDFQQEIQRLEFTKRYLDVVIKTAESSKDQFQENMREAFQDVDWLDSSSSYSSLLTNARFFEMSKDELKSLKNARVKPYFARIDFLQENQKEIEQLYIGKTSLYSRENQEQIIVDWRSPIANLYYEGRLGEVHYESYEESYNGLLSLKRQFMIENGELDEIRDIDLTTTDELLQDSLSKSSSNRLTEIISTIQEEQNRIIRADLNKPIIVQGAAGSGKTTIALHRISYFIYQYKENFAPEQLMILAPSRLFIDYISEALPELGVERVRQTTYQEYVQACLGIKLNLKPDNKLVRLLEEPESKDSQTSAWISSTKGSPVFHLILSNYIRSIYKTFYPSEDFMVDKFRLFGHKKFIHLFKNDYNYLPLFKRLEKLKAILQNDVAKKKQNIIKKIETFYDERIERALYRGKDPEKRRQYVSDALDKKDLRLSEIKKALRTAVPAYMRQFPKKTLIQYYHELFNDPALLCQFSEGKLTEQEAETLCQYSQALFSKKKYEREDLALMLYLQVYLFGIPKEIKAKNIVIDEAQDYSFMELISLKKALDTDMFTLVGDLAQGIHSYRGLTSWNGVLEEIFPRATYTELQKSYRTTVEIMEKANELLKLLPYSFPKVEPVVRHGESPKFMMRKNDLELVRQIEEQVSLLKQENFKTFAVIGKTMKDCQLLYSLFKEHSEMPVKLLEEQEKIPKDEIVIVPSFLAKGLEFDAVMIVSLEETFSRDSELDIKLLYVAMTRPLHRLYFYGESEDDFIIHI; encoded by the coding sequence GTGTCAACTCAACAACAACACCCCGATTTTCAACAAGAAATTCAACGATTAGAATTTACGAAAAGATACTTAGATGTTGTGATTAAAACAGCAGAATCTAGTAAAGATCAATTCCAAGAAAATATGCGCGAGGCATTCCAAGACGTCGATTGGCTAGATTCCAGCTCAAGCTATTCCTCTCTACTCACAAATGCAAGATTTTTTGAAATGTCTAAGGATGAATTAAAAAGTCTAAAAAATGCCAGAGTAAAACCTTATTTTGCACGGATTGATTTCCTGCAAGAGAATCAAAAAGAGATAGAACAATTATACATAGGGAAAACATCTCTATACTCGAGGGAAAATCAAGAACAAATCATTGTCGATTGGAGATCTCCGATTGCAAATCTCTATTATGAAGGCAGGCTTGGAGAGGTTCATTACGAATCCTACGAGGAAAGCTATAACGGATTATTATCGCTAAAAAGGCAATTTATGATCGAAAATGGCGAGCTTGATGAAATTCGAGACATTGATTTAACAACAACAGATGAACTGCTCCAGGATTCACTCTCAAAAAGCTCAAGTAATCGGCTTACAGAAATCATTTCAACCATTCAAGAAGAGCAAAATCGCATTATCCGGGCTGATTTAAATAAGCCAATTATTGTTCAGGGGGCTGCCGGAAGCGGAAAAACAACGATCGCTCTTCACCGGATTAGTTATTTCATTTATCAATACAAGGAAAACTTTGCCCCAGAACAGCTTATGATTCTAGCACCAAGCAGGCTCTTTATTGACTATATTTCAGAAGCACTGCCTGAGCTTGGGGTGGAGAGGGTCCGCCAAACAACTTATCAGGAATATGTTCAAGCATGTCTTGGCATAAAGCTTAACCTCAAGCCTGATAATAAACTAGTTCGACTGCTGGAAGAGCCTGAAAGCAAGGATAGTCAAACCTCTGCTTGGATTTCATCAACTAAGGGTTCTCCCGTTTTTCATCTTATATTATCCAACTATATTAGAAGCATTTATAAAACCTTCTATCCATCAGAAGACTTTATGGTAGATAAGTTTCGGCTATTTGGTCATAAAAAGTTCATTCATCTTTTTAAAAATGACTATAACTATCTTCCCCTTTTTAAAAGACTGGAAAAATTGAAAGCGATTCTTCAAAATGATGTTGCCAAAAAGAAACAAAACATCATCAAGAAAATTGAAACCTTTTATGATGAAAGGATTGAACGTGCGCTCTATCGTGGAAAGGATCCAGAGAAACGAAGGCAATATGTTTCCGACGCACTTGATAAGAAGGATCTTCGCCTAAGCGAAATTAAGAAAGCTCTTCGTACTGCAGTCCCTGCCTATATGAGACAATTTCCTAAGAAGACGCTTATCCAATATTATCATGAGCTTTTCAACGATCCCGCCCTGCTTTGTCAATTCTCTGAAGGCAAGCTTACGGAGCAGGAAGCAGAGACTCTTTGCCAGTACAGCCAAGCCCTTTTCTCGAAAAAGAAATATGAAAGAGAAGACCTTGCTCTCATGCTTTATTTACAGGTTTACCTATTTGGCATTCCAAAAGAGATCAAAGCGAAGAATATTGTCATTGATGAAGCACAGGATTACAGCTTTATGGAGCTGATATCTCTTAAGAAAGCACTTGATACAGATATGTTTACACTTGTTGGCGACCTCGCCCAAGGGATCCATTCATATAGGGGATTAACTTCTTGGAATGGGGTTTTAGAAGAAATTTTCCCACGTGCTACCTATACCGAACTGCAAAAGAGTTATCGTACAACAGTTGAAATCATGGAAAAAGCAAATGAGCTTTTGAAGCTGCTTCCCTACTCTTTTCCAAAGGTAGAACCCGTTGTGAGACATGGGGAAAGTCCAAAATTTATGATGAGGAAAAACGATCTTGAACTTGTTAGGCAAATCGAGGAGCAAGTTTCCCTTTTAAAACAGGAAAACTTTAAAACCTTCGCGGTTATCGGAAAAACAATGAAAGATTGCCAGCTTCTTTATTCCCTTTTCAAAGAACATTCGGAGATGCCGGTTAAGCTGCTGGAAGAACAAGAAAAGATCCCGAAGGATGAAATTGTCATCGTGCCTTCGTTTTTAGCAAAAGGGTTAGAATTCGATGCCGTTATGATCGTATCTCTGGAAGAAACATTTTCCCGCGACTCTGAACTGGATATTAAGCTTCTCTATGTAGCCATGACAAGACCTTTGCACCGGCTGTACTTTTATGGGGAAAGCGAAGATGATTTTATTATTCATATATAA